DNA from Podospora pseudopauciseta strain CBS 411.78 chromosome 5 map unlocalized CBS411.78m_5, whole genome shotgun sequence:
CGGGTGCTACCGCCCCATTGACCACAGGTTCTCTGTTATGAGATGATAAACGCGCACCAACGCAGTTTCCCGCAGTGCCCGCCTGCTGCCCGGCGCTCCTGCTGGTTCAGATGAGCCGGCTGGCAGGCTGGCAGGCTGGCAGTGATCGGCACGGCAAATTGCCCACCCGCAAGGAATTCCACATGGAATCTGGAAGGAGCCATGGGGGGGCAAGTGAATCGTGAGCAACCTACCTATTTATCAGCCATAGTTCCCACCTGCAGTTTACCGTCTCTCCCCCACAGTACTTGCTTCCAACAGCAAACATGGCACAGACCGAGACGCTGCTGCAGACATTGGCGGCCAAACTGCCACTTCTGCTATCCACTGCTGGGCTGCTTGTGGCTGTTTTTCTGGCCCAGGTGCTCCTCAAAGGGAACCCACTCGCAAATCTCCCTGTCGCCCTGGATGATCTTCCCAGCGATGAAAAACGACGACAGGCCTTCTTGATGCGGGCCAAGGATGTTTACGCTACAGGGTACAAGAAGGTAGGATACTGCCAGTGAACGACAGGTAACATGGCACCGCAATGCTGACACACACGCCTAGTTCAAAGACAGAGTCTTCCGAATCATCACGTCGAACAAGTACCATGTCATCATTGTGCCCCCAAAGTATCTCAATGAGCTCAAGAGTCTTCCCGACGACACAGTCAGCTTTGACGGCGCCATTGAGCAGACCATGCACGCCAAATACACCAAGCTCGAAGTCGGCCACAAGCTCATTCCTCACATCGTCAAGAGCAACTTGACGCCCTCGCTGGTGCGACTAAACCCCACCATTGCCGAAGAAGTCCAAGAATCTTTCCGTCGGGAGATGCCCGAATGCGACGACTGGACTCCTGTCAACATCAACTACAAGCTTCTCCGTATCGTTGCCATGGTGTCAGGCCGTGTCTTTATCGGCCCGGAACTGAGCCGTTCAGAGGAATATGTCGATGCAGCTATCAACTACACCATTGACCTCATGCACGCTCGCCAGGCTGTCGACGCCATGCGCCCATGGCTCCGCCCTTTTCTTGCAAATCATCTTCCCGAGATCAAGAAGTTGAACGAGCGCCTTGCTCAAGCCGATGCCTTCATTAGACCCATTGTCGCCCATCGCAAAAAGCTCCCCAAGGAGCAGGCCCCTGATGACATGCTGCAGTGGATGCTCGATGGCCAGTCTGAGAAGTTTGGCGGTGAATACAAGACCGAGACCCTTGCCAGAATGCAGCTGGGCATTAGCTTTGCTGCAATTCACACCACTACCATGACCACGACCAACGTGTAGGTTCTCTGGTTTGTCTGACCAAGTAAAAGTTGTTTTTCGCTGACAGCTCCATCACAGCTTTTACAACCTGGCCGCCTACCCCCAATATGTCTCTGTGCTACGTGATGAAGTCCGAGAGGTCCTCGCACAGAACAATAACACGTTCACGTCGGCTGCTCTTCAAGGCATGAAGAGGCTGGATTCTTTCATCAAGGAAACCATGCGAATCGACCCCGCCGGTTTTGCGGGGTTCCAACGTCGCGTATACAAGCCCTTTACCCTCTCCAACGGCCAAGTGATCCCCACCGACGTTATAATCGAGGTGCCGGCCCACGCCCTTGCGAAAGACCCGGACGTATTTGAAAACCCAGACCAGTTCAATCCTTGGCGGTTCTACGACATTCGACAGAAGGCCAGGGAACAGGGCGCAGTCGAGGAGGCTGCTCAGAACCAGTTCGTCAGCGTCAACCCATTGGTCTTGACGTTTGGGTACGGAAGACACGCCTGCCCAGGCCGGTTCTTCGCCGCAAACGAAATCAAAATGATTATCGCCAACACCATCTTGATGTACGATATGAAGCTGATGGACGGGCACACCCAGCGGTACCCCAATCTTGAATTTGGACTTTCGGTGAGTAGTCCATTCCGTTTCAAACAAGCACTGATACTGACCCGATGCAGTCTATTCCTGACCCCACCAAGGAGCTTCTTTTCAAGCGAATCGAGATTGCTTAGACGTGAGCAGAAGCACACACCCAAAGCCGGTGTTTTGGGGAAGCATAAGCCGGTGTTTTGGGGAAGCATCAGCAGCTATTAGGTAGTAGAAACAAATTAACCGATGCAAGAATCACTCCACAGTTACTTTGGGTAATGAAATTTTCAGTCGATGGCCTCCAGATCCAGGGGCCAGAGTACTGGGAGCCAATATTTTGAACACATGACTATGAGCCTTGCCATATCTAGCCCATCAAGTCGTCTATGGTGAAATTGTGGCCCCCTGGGCCAAAATTATGAGTTCGAACCAGAACTGTCTAGTTTGTGTGGCGTATTACCACATCAAAAAAGGTCGGCTTGGCCATGCCATGTAGATGCGTATGGACTACCAAGCTGTCTTGCGGCCCATGTCACACGTCAACTCCAGCCCTTGTAACACCCCAATCCTCCCTGGGTAAATGCCAATGAACGCCATTCTATAGATGCTGCGAGGCACTGTCAGATGCTATACCTGGAGGGGGTCCGTACTCTACCCGATTGCTTCTTCCACTCACTTTGTAATGTTGACCATTCTTCCAAGACACTTTTTAGCCTTTATCTGCCTAATGCCCCCTGCAAAGGCAAACATGTTGCAGGTTTCTAAGCAACCCGTCTTTCCAGAGCAGACGGGCCACGGCTCTCTGCTGGCTCCGTGTTTTGCACAGGATATATGTCTTGGCTGCCTTCTTGTCTTGTAGCTCTCTCTGTTTGTGGACCCTTCAAATTTTTGCCACTTTTTCCGTCTTGTCACATTGTCTACCTGTGAAAACATATCTTCCGTAATGTTTTCAAACACTGATAGACATCTAAACCTTACGCACGTTGGGCATGACCCGAAAGATACAAAGTGCAGGTCTTTCATTTTATACTGGCTTCACTAAGGTAGCTTACCCAGTACCCAAACCTCTCGCTTCTCATCCTTGGGGTTCTCTAAACAGCTGCGTAACCGTACGTCTAGTCTCCCACACGCAAAGCAGAGATACATGAATCGTAGGTTTCCAGggcccaacccaaccacaagATCAGACTCGACGAGACGCGGGGTATGATTTGATCCTGTTCTTCTTATCCGAACCCTCAAGATTGCTTCTGCCCCAAGGGTACTGTTCCGCTCCCAACTGAACTCCATCTTTTTGGCTACCTGCAAAGGCTCTCTGTACCTATCTCGATGCCTTTGCTCCTCGTTGCGCAAGTATATATGTGCAGCTCCTCCTGAGTCGCGGTGGCCGGCATCGTAGCTATTTCCCTTTGACATCTAGACGCTGAGAGGCTGATCAGCTTCATGGCGGCAACGTCGGTCTCGTCTCCTGGTTGCTGCTTCGGGGCTTGCGCAAAACATCGCTGTCCGATATCTCGAGCAAGCCCTTTCGGTTGGACTTGATACCGTCGGCTATTCTAACACACTCATAAGAGAGAATTCCGACACGAAACAAGCCCCCTTCAGCTTGGTTCAGTGAGTCACCAACCTGTCAAGATCGCTGAAACAATGCCCAGTGTTGTTCCCATGGGCCGAGTCGCTACCAGTAAGGCGTCTCCCTATTCCCATCTAAAGAAGCTTTGATACCGACTTGCCCAGACTGTGTTGCCCAATCGTGCAGCAGGTTAAGCAGATCGGAATCCCTTCGAAAGCTTGCGTGGTTTTTTTCTGTCATCTCGATCGCCAAGTTCACCCTCGATGTGGAAGCCAATATTCTTGTGATGCTTGATAAGCCTTGGCACCATGCCACCCATGCATCTTCACTCAAATGATCAACTTCCAAGCATCGCAGCCAAGCCTTGCGACAGGAGACTTTTGTTTGCATCATTGAGATTCCCGATAGCAAACACGCCCAACAGCTtctagaaaagaaaaagaaaaacaaggaTATCACGTCGTTGGGCTTTAACACCGAGACGGAAAAGAGTACCGATCGCCTGACAAGCCAAAAACAGGGGAACTGGAAGCAACCGAATCCAAAAGCTCCTGTGCTGGTACTCTTGGCCCTCAAGCCTTGGAACTCTTGGGAGATGGAACAACCAAGAAGCTGATACTCCTCCCAGAACCACTTTGCCAATCCTGCCAAGAGGCGACAAAAAATTCTCCTCATGATAACATCAGACCTGAACCTTGAGCTGGGATTCTTTtgcggccaagaaggagcaaAAATGGGCATCTGTTGCTCAAAAAAGACACGCATCGCGATGATCCGAGAATCCAGTGCTCAAAATGATCCAGAACCAGACAATTGCACCCGTGAAGATGGCAGAATTGTTTGACAGCCCTGTGGAAAGGCCGAAGATCCGGCATTGTTTTGCCGAGAAAAGTGGACCCAGGTTGAAATAGGGGCCCCCTTGCTGGCCACTGTGTCCCCCCACGCAACTGTAAACAAACTGGCACTACTGTGAAAGTCTCGTGAGCGCTACTCCAGCTACTAGTTCATCATGTGCAGTTGCCAGCAACCTCTTACCACTTCGCTCGCGTGCTGCCGCGCTCTAATCAGCAGAGGCTCTCTTGATTTCGACAGCCCAAAGAACAACATCCAACGACAGGATCATCAACAGCCAAGACACTCGGCACAGAAATCTGGATGTTGCAGTTCTCCAGCCAAGCCAGCCAAGTGTAGCCAAGCAGAGGCCGAGACTTGGTGAGACGACTGCACACCAATGGGTTCTTGATACCAAGACTGATCAGACACGAATCCATCTTCTTATCTCGCCTTCTTTCCCCCCAGGTGAGGGCTCTTTGCCCTCGCTGGGGCTGTCACTCTTTTGGTCATTGTCGTTCTCAGATACCACGGGATTACTCCAGGGACGCGAAGGAAACGATGGTTCCCACGGACCAACTTCATTTTGCGGCAGGCCGATGTTTTACTCCCAGGAAGACATACCAGAACCAAGGCTCTTGGCCTACGCATCAAGACCCTTCCTCAAGGGGAAATGGGTATGCGAGGAGCCCCCGCGACCCGCACAAAATGCCGCCGAGTGTCTCCCCATTTCTCGCCGGTAATGGAGTGATTTTCCATTTCTCCCTTCTTTCATTCTTTGAACAAGTGTTGGAGGATATCCCGGGCAAATTGTGAAGCGCAAGTGGGATGATGACACAGCTGGCCTGCGTCTGGGATAGCAAGCTTAACGGTTGCTAGTCAATCCATTTGCGCTATTTCGCTTCCTGCTTGGGTGCCTTTTTTCATAATCTCTTATTTTATCTCTTggtcctccttccccttccctcgccctctttccTCTCCTCAAGCATCAACAGTATCAACAACTCGAACTTGCTGGCCAAGCAACGCGACTTCAACatacacccccctcccctcccatcaaGGCTTCGGTGCCGCCTAGGCATCCCGTCTTGCTCATCATGCCTGTCCTAAACGTCAGCGAGCTCAATATTGTATTGACAATTATTGGTGCTTTCATCTTGGGATTCGGCGTCATCTCGGTCCTCATCAAGAACCGATGGCTTCTCGGCGAAGCTCGTAGGTTTCCCCCAACTACACCAAAAGAACCATGATGACTGACATCACTCAGTCCCTGCTATGACCCTTGGTATCATTCTTGGTCCACTAGCGGCCAAATTTCTAGACTCTTCGCGATGGGGCTCAGCCGAACCAGGCCAAGTATCTGAGATCACGCTGGTTTGTCTTGCCCTGcatctcatcaccactcGTGCCTATCACTAACACTGTGATTCAAGGGCATTACACGAGTGGTTATCGGCGTCCAGCTTGTCATTGCTGGTTTTCAACTGCCGGCCAAGTACCAAAAGCTTCGGTGGAAGGAGATGCTCATGCTCATGCTTCCCGTCATGACAATCATGTGGCTGTGCTCGACTCTCTGCATGATGGCGACCATCCCCAAGGTGACCCTGCTGGCGACCTTGGTTATGGCTGCTTGCATCACCTGTACCGATCCCGTTTTGTCACAAGCCGTTGCCAAGGGCCCCTTTTCCGACAAGTTTGTCGCCAGAGACCTCAGAGAAATCATCTCTTCGGAAGCCGGCGCTAACGATGGCTTTGGTTTCCCgtttttgttgctggcgaCCTATCTCATGCGGGCCCAGACCCCCGAGGCATCGACACTCGTCGCTCGGGCCGGAGAGGAAGTGGTGAGACATGGCGGAGGAGTAGGCCAGGCGATTGGCAAATGGTTCCTCGAAACATGGCTCTATTTTGTGCTCATGTCGATTGCTAtcggtgttgtggttggatATGCTGCTGGGAAGGGGCTGAAGTTTGCCTTGCAACGCAAGTGGGTAGACTCTGAGAGTTATGTGCTCTACCCCACTGCGCTCGGTGTAAGTCGTTGGAGTATTCCGGTTTTGAACTGACCCGTGAGCTAATCAATCTCAGCTGTTCTTGCTTGGTGTCTGTGGCATGATCGGGGGTGACGATTTGCTGGCTTGCTTCACCGCTGGCAGTATCCTAAACTGGGATGGTGAATACATGCGTGAGACATTGGAACGACACGATGAGGTAAACTCATCCGTTGATGTCCTCCTCAACTTTGGAGGCTTCATGTACCTCGGCACCGTGATCCCATGGAGCGAGTTCCATCAGCCAGACACGACCGGCATCACAGTTCCCCGCCTTATCGCCCTCGGGTTCCTCATCCTTGCCTTCCGCCGCATCCCTGCTATTTTTATCATGTACAAGTTCATGCCGAACGTCATCAAGAACTGGAAGGAGGCCTTGTTTATGGGATACTTTGGCCCCATTGGCATCGGAGCTGCCTTTTACGTCGAACACACCAGGCATCTTTATCCGAAACTCGCCGACGCCGATGAAGAGATGGGTAATTTGTTGAGGGCTATCGGGCCAACGGTGTatttcctcgtcttcttttcCATCGTCATTCACGGTCTTTCCATCCCCGCCTTGAACGCAATTTATGGCTGGTACGGTGTCCAGCCAATCCAGGACGATGCCATGCTTTTCGAGCGCAAGTCTATCCGCGTCCCGACCCCCGTCAACGCCGAGGTCGGTGACGATCACACGTTTATCGCCTACAACCGCTTCTCACGCCCCGTTTTCGATGATGCCGAGTTGCCGACATTCGACCGCACCATTTCCATGGGTCGCAGGTCGATGAGCCGCGTTT
Protein-coding regions in this window:
- a CDS encoding uncharacterized protein (EggNog:ENOG503PD11; COG:Q) is translated as MAQTETLLQTLAAKLPLLLSTAGLLVAVFLAQVLLKGNPLANLPVALDDLPSDEKRRQAFLMRAKDVYATGYKKFKDRVFRIITSNKYHVIIVPPKYLNELKSLPDDTVSFDGAIEQTMHAKYTKLEVGHKLIPHIVKSNLTPSLVRLNPTIAEEVQESFRREMPECDDWTPVNINYKLLRIVAMVSGRVFIGPELSRSEEYVDAAINYTIDLMHARQAVDAMRPWLRPFLANHLPEIKKLNERLAQADAFIRPIVAHRKKLPKEQAPDDMLQWMLDGQSEKFGGEYKTETLARMQLGISFAAIHTTTMTTTNVFYNLAAYPQYVSVLRDEVREVLAQNNNTFTSAALQGMKRLDSFIKETMRIDPAGFAGFQRRVYKPFTLSNGQVIPTDVIIEVPAHALAKDPDVFENPDQFNPWRFYDIRQKAREQGAVEEAAQNQFVSVNPLVLTFGYGRHACPGRFFAANEIKMIIANTILMYDMKLMDGHTQRYPNLEFGLSSIPDPTKELLFKRIEIA
- a CDS encoding uncharacterized protein (EggNog:ENOG503NVV0; antiSMASH:Cluster_1; COG:P), whose translation is MPVLNVSELNIVLTIIGAFILGFGVISVLIKNRWLLGEALPAMTLGIILGPLAAKFLDSSRWGSAEPGQVSEITLGITRVVIGVQLVIAGFQLPAKYQKLRWKEMLMLMLPVMTIMWLCSTLCMMATIPKVTLLATLVMAACITCTDPVLSQAVAKGPFSDKFVARDLREIISSEAGANDGFGFPFLLLATYLMRAQTPEASTLVARAGEEVVRHGGGVGQAIGKWFLETWLYFVLMSIAIGVVVGYAAGKGLKFALQRKWVDSESYVLYPTALGLFLLGVCGMIGGDDLLACFTAGSILNWDGEYMRETLERHDEVNSSVDVLLNFGGFMYLGTVIPWSEFHQPDTTGITVPRLIALGFLILAFRRIPAIFIMYKFMPNVIKNWKEALFMGYFGPIGIGAAFYVEHTRHLYPKLADADEEMGNLLRAIGPTVYFLVFFSIVIHGLSIPALNAIYGWYGVQPIQDDAMLFERKSIRVPTPVNAEVGDDHTFIAYNRFSRPVFDDAELPTFDRTISMGRRSMSRVSMGRRSMSRISLSQYPTISRAPTISRVPSQNRDRDREEKDDPADSPGTSSFSSSAETKAPEVEIPLTPAPQPAQTIETPGLGRPTTIKYAV